DNA from Patescibacteria group bacterium:
CGCCATTGTGCGATTGGAAGTGGAAAAGGAGGCGTTAAAGAAAGAAGCGGTCCCGACTGATAGAGCGGGCGCCAAAGCGAGGAGCCGCATCCGCGTCATTGATAAGGAAATTGCCAATCTTCGCGAAAAAACGAAAGAGCTTGAGCTCAAGTGGCAGAATGAGAAAACGCTTTTAAACGAGATCAAGCAATTCAAGAAGCAGATGGAAACTTTGCGTCTTGATGCGCAAAAAGCGGAAATTCGCGCCGACTTGGGGACGGCTGCGGAAATTTTATATGGACAAATTCCTACTCTGGAAAAAGGATTGAAGGGGAAGCTCGCTCGTCTGAAGAGATTGCAGAAGAAACGAAGGATACTCAAAGAAGAAATAACAGGGGAAGATATTGCCGCTGTGGTGGCTCGGTGGACGGGCGTACCGGTGTCTCGCATGCTTGAGGAGGAAGTGGAAAAACTTTCTCGAATGGAAGAAGAACTCAAGAAACGGGTGATCGGGCAAGACCTAGCTGTACAGAAAGTATCCGATGCGGTGAAGCGCTCTCGGGTGGGCATCGCCGATCCGAACAGACCGATTGGCTCGTTCATCTTTTTGGGTCCGACGGGTGTCGGTAAAACCGAGCTGACCAAAACGTTGGCAAAATTCATGTTTGATGACGATAAGGCGCTCATCCGGGTGGATATGTCTGAATACATGGAACGGCATTCAGTTTCCAAACTGATCGGCTCACCGCCGGGATATGTGGGGCATGAAGAGGCGGGACAGCTCACGGAAATGGTTCGGCATAGGCCGTACTCTGTGGTGCTTTTTGATGAAGTTGAAAAAGCGCATCCCGAAGTGTTTAATGTCTTGTTGCAGGTGCTTGATGACGGGCGTTTGACTGACGCCAAAGGAAGAGTTATCAACTTCAAGAATACGATCATCATCTTGACCTCAAACATTGGCGCCGAACATATTGATAAGATGCAAACCATCGGATTCGGAAGCGGCGACGCCAAAGACGACTACACTGAAGCTAAAGAGAAAGTGATGAGTAGTCTCAAGGATCATTTCAGGCCGGAATTTCTCAATCGTTTGGATGAGATCATTATGTTTGATATTCTTTCTCCTGAAGCGATCCGAAACATTGTTGATGTGCAGATTGACATCGTGCGCAAGCGGCTTGCTGAAAAAGAGATTGAGTTGGAGGTAGCCGATAAAGTGCTCACCCATTTGGCGAAAAAGGGATATAACCCTCAATATGGCGCGCGGCCATTGAAGCGCTTGATCCAAGACAAGATTCTTACTCAAGTTGCCAATCTTATGGTTACCTCCGGTGTTTCAAACGGCGGTGCCGTATTGGTGGATGAGAAGGACGGCGAGCTCGTTATTACCGCAACGAGAAAAGGGAAGAGTCTTCCAACGAAAAGAAAAATGCGAGGTTTGGAAAACGTGAAAAAAGAAAAGGCGACAGCGTAAGTTGTAGAAAACGTATTTTTGAGTTACAATAACGCCACTTCTTTTAAAAGGAAGTGGCGTTTGCGTCGGTGGCGGAGTGGTCAATCGCAGCAGACTGTAAATCTGC
Protein-coding regions in this window:
- a CDS encoding AAA family ATPase is translated as MNHFTTKAKEAIRRAHELAIERGQNHVSPVHLLTALLLQEESIVISILDKLEVDTILLTDSLLEAIESADSQNILSPSYQIYLTPELARILEDSVRVSQSLKDEFVSTEHLFIAILNVSSEAKEIIARFRVDKDAVLKVLEQLRNSNVTEASAPKKFRALAKYTRNLTKLAAEDKLDPVIGRDNEIRRVMEILSRRTKNNPILIGEPGVGKTAIAEGLAVRVGKGDVPESLKDKEIVSLDLGSLIAGTKYRGEFEERLKNILKEIERAEGKIILFIDEIHTIVGAGAAEGQMDLSNMLKPALARGELRAIGATTIKEYQRYIEKDPALARRFQPIYVDEPSLEDATAILRGLKEKYEIYHGVRITDEAIVAAVTLSSRYITSRFLPDKAVDLIDEAASALRISLENKPPILEDAHRAIVRLEVEKEALKKEAVPTDRAGAKARSRIRVIDKEIANLREKTKELELKWQNEKTLLNEIKQFKKQMETLRLDAQKAEIRADLGTAAEILYGQIPTLEKGLKGKLARLKRLQKKRRILKEEITGEDIAAVVARWTGVPVSRMLEEEVEKLSRMEEELKKRVIGQDLAVQKVSDAVKRSRVGIADPNRPIGSFIFLGPTGVGKTELTKTLAKFMFDDDKALIRVDMSEYMERHSVSKLIGSPPGYVGHEEAGQLTEMVRHRPYSVVLFDEVEKAHPEVFNVLLQVLDDGRLTDAKGRVINFKNTIIILTSNIGAEHIDKMQTIGFGSGDAKDDYTEAKEKVMSSLKDHFRPEFLNRLDEIIMFDILSPEAIRNIVDVQIDIVRKRLAEKEIELEVADKVLTHLAKKGYNPQYGARPLKRLIQDKILTQVANLMVTSGVSNGGAVLVDEKDGELVITATRKGKSLPTKRKMRGLENVKKEKATA